GGCGATCCCAACATCCGTTTCTATGCCGGCGCCCCGCTGCGCACCGCCGACGGGCTGGCGCTCGGCACCATCTGCGTGATCGACGACCAGCCGCGCCCGTCGCTGACGCCGGAGGAGGAGGAAGCATTGCGCGACCTCTCCGCGATGACGATGGCACATATCGAGGCCCGGCGCGCCGTGGGCTATCTGCATCCGGTCACCTCGCTGTCGAACCGCTTCCGCTTCCTGGCCGATGTCGACGCCTTGTCCGATGATCCGGCCACCGTGGCGGGGACGGCGGTGGTGATCGATGCCGCGGCCTCCCAGCAATATGCCGAACTGACCCGGGTGCTGGGCCAGGTCTGCGCCGACGCATTCGAGATCGATTGCGCCCGCCGCATCGCCGCCTGCCTGCCCGCCCACACGCGGCTCTACCACGTGTCGCCCGCCCGCTTCGCCTTCATCCTGTCCGGCGGCGTCGATCTCGCCGCCATGCTCGACCGTATCGGGGCGGCGATCCGCAGCCCGTTCCAATATCAGGGCGTTCCGATCGCCACCTCCACCGGCATCGGCTTCGTGCATCAGCGGGACGTCCAGACGGGAAGCGTCGAACTGTTGCGCGCCGCCACCAGCGCCGCCCACCAATCGCTGGAGACGCAGAAGCCCTGGTGCGCCTATGACGAGGAACAGGACCGCGCCGCGCACCGCGCCTTCCTGCTGCTGCGCAGCCTGACCGAGGCGATGGGCGGACAGGACCAGTTGCACATGGCCTACCAGCCCAAGGTCGATCTGCGCACCGACCGCTGCATCGGGGCGGAAGCTCTTCTGCGCTGGACCCATCCGGAGCTGGGACCGATCTCCCCGGCGGAATTCGTGCCGCTGGCCGAGCGCACGGCGCTGGTCCGCCCGCTGACCGAGTGGGTGATCGGCGCGGTGCTGACGCAGGTGGCGCATTGGCACCGGCGCGGCATCGCCCTGCCGGTGTCGATCAACATCTCGATGCTCGATCTCGGCAGCGGCGATTTCGCCGACCGGGTCGAGGCGATGCTGGACCGCCACGGTGTGCGGGCGGACTGGATCGATTTCGAGGTAACGGAGAGCGCGCTGATGACCGACCGGGCGGAGGTCGATCGCCAGCTTCTCCGGCTGCGCAGCCTGGGCATCGCGGTGGAGATCGACGATTTCGGCACCGGACAGAGCGCCCTGTCCTATCTGAAGGACATCCCGGCGACGGCGGTGAAGATCGACCAGCGCTTCATCCGCTCCATCGCCGCGGAGCGGAGCGACCAGATCATGGTCCGCTCGACCATCGACCTCGCCCATGACCTGGGCTATCTGGTCATCGCCGAAGGGGTGGAAACGGCGGAGGCCTATGACTGGTTGCGCCTGCACGGCTGCGACTTCGGCCAGGGCTATCTAATTTCCCGGCCGCTGGCACCCGCCGCCTTCGAGGACTGGCTGGCGGCAGGCGCTTTCCGTCCCGCCGCCGTGCCGGCCTGAGTTAATTCACCGCGAAGCACGCAGCGATGGAGTCCCGTTCGATCTCGGCATAGAGGTCGAACGGGTTCAGCGTCGGCGCGCCGAGATCGGCCTCGAAGCGCTGCTGGTTCGGGCTGGCGGTGAAGTCCTGCTGGGCATCGTCGCCCAGGTTGGACTGGAAGATGCCGGCGGCGCTGACCGGCAGGAAATCCTCGTAGACCACCGGATCGAAGCGGACCAGCCCGCTTGCGATCAGCGCATCCAGATCGGCCCCCGGCGCCGGCGGGTTGCGGCGGCCGGCTTCGGTCAGGGAATAGGTGAAATAGCCCAGCCCCTGACGGCGAATCTCGTCCCAGCTGTCGGGGAAGGGAGCGAACACCTCCACGAGCGCCGACATATACTCCGCGGCGTTGGATCCGTCAGCCGCCGGGACGACGAGGCGGCGGGAGTCCTGCAACAGCGTGTCGTAGAGCGCCCGGCCCTTCGGCGTCAGGGCGATGCCGCGCTGCTCGATCTCGCCGAAGCGGGCGGTATGGACGCCCGAACGCCAGCCCTCGCCGTCACTGTCACCCGCGCGGAAATCGACCGGCTCGCTCAGCGCCTTGAAGGAGGTCTGGCGCAGCAGGATCGGACAGCGACGGGTCGGCGGGCCTTCCACCACCGCCTTCGGGGCGATGCCGCGTTCCGGCATCAGGCGCTGGACCACGTCGATGTCCAACGTGCGCGGCGTCAGGTGGTTGATGTGCGGCCCCTTGAAGGACACCACGTCGGCGATCAGCCGGTGCGCATCATGCAGGCGGTTGTACAGCTGGAGCGGCACGTTGGCCTTGCTGTGCCAACGGAAGGTCTCCAAAGCCTCGGCGACGAAACGCGCCGCGTCTTCCTCGTCCAGCCCGCCATCGGCCTCGGCCTTTTCGATCAGGGCGAGACAGCCGGAAGTGAAGATGCTGCGCCCGGCCAACACCTGCTCCGCCTCCTGCCGCAGAGCGGCGTCGGCGATCAAGTCGAGCCGCAGCAGCGAGGTGAAGACACGGAAGGGGTTGCGGCTCAGCGCCTCCTCAGCCACCGGGCGGAAAGCGGTGGAATGGACGGGGACACCGGCCTCCGACAGGTCGTAATAGCCGACCGGCTGCATACCCATCACCGCGAACAGCCGGCGCATGGTCGACAGCTCATTCGCGGTGCCGAGGCGGATGGCGCCATGCCGCTCCTCGGTGATGCGGGCAAGGCCGCCGGCGGATTCCAGACGATGACGCTCCGCCGGATCGGCGGCCAGCACCGCCCCGTTCACCTCCTCGACGAGTTCGACCAGCGTCTGATAGGCCGGCACCTCGGTCCGATACATCTCCGACATGGCGGTGGAGAACAGGGTACGGATCGCATCGGGGCTGGTGATCGTCTGGACGCGCATTCCAAATCTCGCTCGCATTGGCTTGCCGGACCGGCACGGTCCGTTACAAGCCTCAGCTATAGCAATGATTTGCGACGCGGGATTGCGATTGTTTTTCCCGACTTCATGAGGAAAGCTCATGACCCTGCCGGCTGACGGCAGTCCGCTGTCTCCGCCAGGATCCAGTCGCGGAATGCGGCGAGCGGCGGATAGCTTGCCCGCTCCGACGGCCAGACGACGTAATAGGCGTTCTCGCTCTCCATCGGCAGGTCGAGCGCCGGCACCAGTTGTTCCGACCGCAACTCCTCCTCGATCAGGAACAGGGGCAGCAGCGCGACGCCTAGCCCGGCGACGGCCGCTTGCGAGGCGGTGGCGAACTGGTCGAACAGCATGCCATGCACCCCGTCGGCCGGCGTGTCATGCAGGGTCAGCCAGCGCTCCCATGCATCAGGGCGGCTGGTCAGGTGCAGCAGCGGGGCGAGGCGCAGATCGGCGGGCGTCTGGAAGCCGAAGCGGTCGCGCAATCTCCGGCTGCAAGCCGGAATGACGGTCTCCCGCCGCAGCAGCGCCATCTCCCCGCCCGGCCAGTCCGGCCGGCCGAAATGGATCGCCGCGTCCACCGGATCCCGCCGGAAATCGAAAGGCGCCATGCGCGTCACCAGATTGATGGTGATGCCGGGATTGCCGGCCAGGAAGTGGGGCAGCCGCGGCGCCAGCCAGCGCGCGCCGAAGGTCGGCAGGATGGCGATGCTCAGCGTGCCGCCAAAGGGGTTGGCGCGCAGGTTCAGCGAAGCGGCGCTGATCTTGCGCAGGGCGTCGCGCACCTCGCGCACGTAATACTCGCCGCCGGCGGTCAGGCGGATGGTCTGCCGTTCACGGTGAAAAAGCTCGACCTCCAGCAACTCCTCCAGCGCCTTGATCTGGCGGCTGACCGCGCTTTGGGTCAGGGAGAGTTCCTTGGCCGCCGCGGTGATGCTGCCGGTGCGGGCCGCCGCCTCGAAGGCGGACAGCAGGGCCAGGGACGGGAGGAAGCGGCGGGGGCTCTGCATCTCATTCTCACAGAATCTCATTCCATGATGGAATGACTGAATGAGCAAACATCACTTGGCCAAAGGAGGTCGGCAAGTCAATCCTTCACCCTGGGAATGACTGGTGCAAAAATCAGACGCGAAAAGGACAACAGGGGATGCTGAACGATCCGCGGTCGCACGGGCTTTGGGAACGCACCGCACCGGCGGCACCGCCGACCACGGCACTGACCGGCAGCGTCCAGGCCGACGTGGTGATCGTTGGCGCCGGCTATACCGGCCTGTCGGCGGCGCTGCATCTGGCCGAAAGCGGCGTCGGCGCCGTGGTGGTGGAGGCGGTGGAGATCGGCTTCGGCGGCGCCGGGCGCAATGTCGGGCTGGTCAATGCCGGCATGTGGGTGATGCCCGACCAGTTGGTCAACACCCTGGGGCCGGTCTATGGCGAGCGGCTGATCGAGTTGCTGGGCAACGCGCCGCGCGCCGTCTTCGACCTGATCACCAAGCATGGCATCGCCTGCGAGGACGAACGCAATGGCACCCTCCATTGCGGCGTCGGCCCGGCGGGCCTGCGCGAACTCGAACAGCGCGCGGCGATCTGGCAGAAGCGTGGCGCCCCGGTGCGCCTGCTGGACGCCAGGGAAACAGCGGAAAAGGTCGGCACCACCGTCTACACCGGCTCGCTGCTGGATCTGCGCGCCGGCACCATCCAGCCCCTGGCCTACGCCCGCGGGCTGGCGACGGCGGCGATCGCCGCCGGTGCGCGCATCTTCACCGGCAGCCCGGTACAGGCGGCGAGCCGGATTGGGGCCAAATGGGAAGTGAAGACACCCGGAGGGTCGGTTACCGCCGACTGGGTGGTGGTCGCCACCGACGCCTACAGCATCGGCCCCTGGGTGCAGCTGCGCACCGAACAGGTCCACCTGCCCTACTTCAATCTGGCGACGGAGCCGCTGTCAGACGCCATGCAGCGGGCAATCCTGCCGGAACGCCAGGGGGTGTGGGACACCAAGTCGGTGCTGAGTTCCTACCGCTTCGACCGCCTGGGCCGGCTGGTGTTCGGCAGCGTCGGCGCGCTGCGCGGGACCGGAACGTCGGTGCACCGGGCCTGGGCGCAGCGCTCGCTGGCCGCCCTCTTCCCGCAGCTTGGCCCGGTTCGTTTTGAGTCCGAATGGTACGGCCAGATCGGCATGACCAAGGACAATCTGCCCCGCTTCCACCGGCTGGACCGCAACGTCATCGGCTTCAGCGGGTACAACGGCCGCGGCATCGCCCCCGGCACGGTGCTCGGCCGCTGCCTGGCCGACCACATCACCGGCAGGCTGCCGGAGGCGGAGATGCCGCTGCCCAGCACCGCACCCGAACCGGTGTCCGGCCGGGCAATTCAGGAGGCCGTCTACGAGTATGGCGCGCAGGCGACCCACCTGATCGGGGCGAGGCTGCCGGGGAAAATCTGATTGCGCATATGCCCCGGCCCGACATCCAGGTCAGAGACCCCAGGCGCCGCTTTCCGCCGGGTCAACGACCTGGATGTTGTTCTCCACCGCCTTCACGCCGGGAACCCCCTCCGCCGCCACACGCAGGGCGTCGCGCTGCGATCCGCTGCTGACGAAGCCCCAGAGCTGGACGACGCCGTTGCGGACGATGATGGCGTCGTGCGAGCGCGACTCCCACGACAGTTCCTTGACGGCGGCTGTCACCCGTTCCTTCAAGGCGCGGTCGTCGGATGCCGTGGTCGGGGCTTCTGGCGACACGCTGGCCAGCGCACGCAGCAGGTTGGCGCGGCTGATGATGCCGACCAAGGTACCATGGCGCACCACCGGCACGCGCTTGATCCGCCGCGTCTCCATCACCCGCACGACCTCTTCCGGCGAAGCGGTCTCGTCCACCGTGGTGACGTGGCTGGTCATGACGTCGGCGACCTTGCGTGCGTGGGACTTGATGAAATCCTCCGCCGGCAGGGTGCCGCCGGACACCAGGCCGAGCCACCAGGACCGGTGGCGCGCGGTCCCCAATTCCACCCGGCGCAGCAGGTCGCCTTCGCTGATGATCCCCACCACCTTGCCGGCCGCGTCGACGACCGGCATGCCGCTGATGTGGTTCTCCAGCATCTTCCGGGCGGCCTCGGCGATGGTCGCGTCCGGAGCGATGGTGATGACCCGCGGCGTCATCAGATCGATTGCCTTCATCGTTTCTCTCCCCTTGATGTCGTTGAACCCAGACAGCCTAGGAGATCGGCAGACGAGGCCGATTGATCTACAGCAATTCGGCGACAGCCTTTCCGCATGATGGAAAATGCTGAATATCTACCCGCAATTTCAGTATGATAAGGGCAATTCGGTATCTCCAGGGATCAAACCGCTTATTCATGCCTACTCGGCTATGCGTGTGGAAATCCTTCCATTCCTAAACTCTACTCTCCGACCTCCGCCACTTGCGTGGCGATCGTCCGCTCCTCGGATGGCGCCGGATAACGGTAGAAGGAGTGGCCGCCGATTGAGATGGTCAGCAGACGCGCTTCCGCCCACTCCGGCTTCTGGCGGCGCAGGGCGGCCTGAGCCGGCGGGCTGTAGAACAGCGAGGCCCGGGCGGTCGGATCGGGGATATCGTCGTCGTTCAGGTTCCAGGCCAGCCCGCGCGCCGCACGCAGCGCCTCCTGGTCAGGGGCAAGGCGCAGTTTCGGCCAGGACGGCATGCCGCCCGCCCGGATCACCGCAGCCTGCCGGCGGATCTCCGCCAGGATGCGCCTGTTTTCGATGCGGGGATCGGCGGCGAGCGCCACCTGCTCTGCCGCCGTCAGCTTCGGCTTTCCCTTCGACTTCGCCGCCTTGGCCTTCTGCCGGTTCTTCGGCTCGACAGGCACCACCGCGAAGGGTTCGAACTGGCCAGAGGCAACGACGACGCGGCAGGGCAGCGACGGCTGGTCGGCCGAGGCGGCCCGGTTGGCGACCACCCACATCACCGCCGCCATGGCGTCGGCCCCCTCGCCGCGCGCCTCGGCCCAGCCGGCCAGCGCCAGGCAGCGGCGCTCCCGCTCGGCCTGCCAGGGGGTCAGCATGAAGACCGACGCGCCGATCATCACCGGCTGCTTCGCCCCTCCCCGCTTCGGCACGCCGCCCTTCTCGTCGCCGACGAAGCGCGCGCAGCCCTTGTCGCCCGGCTGGCAAACTCTGTCACCCGATGTCGTATTGCCGATCTCGACTGTCTGCGCACCCGCGGCGGCAGGAAGCAGGACGGAGGCGAACATCAGGGTGGTGAGGAAGTTGCGCATCCCAGTCTCTCCGGCTTGGGAAGGGGACTTCCTTCGACAGGAGGGCGGATGGCAAGTTCCCGGATTCGTCCACCTCTCAGACAGCGTAAGCCTGAGGGCGGAGGATGTACGCCGTTCGGGACCGGCGGGGATTTTCTACACAGCCGAACAGGCCGGCAAGCCATCGGATTCCGCCGGCTTCCAGCCTGTTCGGTGGATTTGGACCGATCATGAGAGCGGCATCAGCCACCCTTCCGGCCGTCCAGCTTGTCGTCCCGGGGCGTGCCGCCGTCGCCGGTCCAGTCGTCGGTCAGATACTCCTGGGAGCGGCTGATCTCTTCGACCTCCGCGCGGGACGGCGGTTTGGGCACCTGGGCCTGACCGGAGCGACGATCATCGGACAGATGATCATCAAACTGGCGATCATCGGATTGCCGGTCGGTCCTCTGGCCATTCGCGGGGTCGGGGGTGCTAGGCATCGGCGCCTCCTTGTCAGCCGGGAAACAGTCCCAGCAAACAGGGGCAAGCCGTCAACGTTGCACCACCGGCCCGGCCTTCAGCAGCGAAGACGCCCTCAGCGGGCGGCGTCGGCGACCGCCACCGGCATGGTCTTGACCATTTCCAGGGCGACGGCGGCCTGGGCCTCGTCGGCAGCCAGGATGGCGTTCGGGTTCATGTGAGCGACAGCGGCGACGGCGGCGAACAGGATGGCGCCGATAACGATGCGGGCAATGGCGAACTTGGCGGCGAACTTGGCGGATTCGACATCATACGGGGTCATGGCGGTCTTCCTTCAGCATCGGGTTTTGAATTCCGGCGGCCGGTGTCGCGGCCTGTTGAAGAAGATATTGACACGATCCCGCATGCGCAAAAGCGGAGACATCGCATCGCTGTTCTTGCCATTTCGCATTGCAGCATAGCGCTACGAAATACAGCGACAAAGCCAATTCTTAAGGCAGATTTACGTTTCGCAGCGCTCTATCGGGGATTATGGGGCTTTCGCAGCGCTATTACTGCTCGCTGTCTGGCCCCATTTAAGACATGTGGTGCGGCTTCGTCAAACGACAATGGTTGGCGACAATGGTCAGAAGGGCCGGGTCAGCGCCCCGGCGACAGCCGTTCCGCGCTGGCCTTCAGCGTATCGATCATCACCTGCTGCGCCTCTTCCGTCGTGTCGGCGGGAACGACGAAGCAGATGGTGGCGATGCAGCGGCCGGCCGGATCGCGGACCGGGGCGGCGAGGCAGGTGGTGAAGCGGTCGACCAGCGCCGTGGTGCGGACGAAACCCTGGGTGCGAGCACGGCGGATGTCTTCAAGGAACTCGTTCTCGGCGATACGCCGCCCGTCGGGAAGGACGAAATCGTCGGACGGAATGAAGCGCCGGATCTCCTCCGCATCCATGTGGTCGACCAGCAGCCGGCCGGACGCCGTCCAGGGGATCGGCACCTTGATGCCGATCTCGGAACTGATACGGAACATGCGCCGGCCCGGCTCGTTCAGCACGACCAGATACTTGTCGCCGTCCAGCGTGCAGAACTGCGCGGTCTCCCCCACCGTCTCGGCAATGTGGGCGACCTCCACCCGCGCCTTTCGGATCAGGTCGACGCTGTCGAGGTAATCGCTGCCGTAGTAATGCATCGCCGGCCCGAAATAGACCGTGCCGTCGCCGTCACGCAGTTCCAGCCAGCGCGCCTCGACCAGCGTGTTGACCAGCTCGTACATGGTCGAGCGCGGGGTGCCGGTGTCGCGGGCGATGTCGGCGATGCGCGTCGGGGTGCGCCGGTCGTGCAGATGTTCCATCAGGGCGATGACGCGGTCGATGCCGCGGGCACGGCCCGTCGACTTTTCCTGCGACTGCTTCTCCGCAATCTGCTTCTCCGCCACGCCGTCGCCCGTCATCTGATCCACGCTCCTTGGTCGTCCCACAACCGATTACCACGCGGATTTTCGGCTTGCCAGGGGTCTTTGTCCGATATACCGTTCGGTTGTCTGGAATACAAGACCGACGTCCGATATTTCGGACAAACGGTTCGGGAGACGGAAATGACAGGGATCACGCGACGTCTGTTCAACACCGCCCTCGGCACGGCGCTGGCCGCCGGCGGACTTTCCTCTGGAATTCTCGGAAGCTGGACCACCCCGGCGCTGGCCCAGCAGGGCGGCGCCTCGGTCGTCACGGTCGCCACCATCGGCGAGCCGCCGACGTTGGACCCGGTCGGCACCACGTCCGACCTCGTCAGCATCATCACCCAGCACATGTTCGAGACGCTGTTCACCTTCGACGGCGAGTGGAAGCTGGCCCCGCTGGTGGCGTCGGCCCTGCCGCAGGTGTCGGCGGACGGCAAGACCTACACCATCCCGCTGCGCAGCGGCGTCACCTTCCATGACGGCAGCACCGTCACGGCCGACGACGTGGTCGCCTCGCTGGATCACTGGACCAAGGCCTCGCCGCGCGGCAAGACCGTCGCCCCGCTGGTGGAGAGCATCGCCGCCAAGGGCGCGGACGCCGTCGTCATCGCGCTGAAGGAGCCCTTCGCGCCGCTGACCGCTCTCCTGGCGATGAACAACGGCGCCGCCGCCATCGTGCCGAAATCGGTGATCGACGGGCCAGGCGCCCTTAAGTCGCTGATCGGCACCGGCCCCTACAAGCTGCTGGAGCACAAGCCCGACCAGTATATCCGGCTGGTGCGTCACGACGGCTACGCCTCGCCCGCCGGCACGCCCAGCGGCTATGCCGGCAGCCGCAAGGCCAACATTGGCGAGGTGCGCTTCGTCCCGGTGCCGAACGCCGCCACCCGCGTGTCGGGAGTTCTGGCCGGCCAGTACCAGTTCGCCGACAGCCTGCCGGCGGAAACCCTGCCGCGCATCAAGGGGGCGGCCGGCGTCAAGCCGGTGATCGTCAAGCCCTTCGGCTTCCCGCTGATGATCATGAACACCAAGACCGGCGTGATGGCGAACCCGAAGATCCGTCAGGCGGTCCTGGCGGCGCTGGAGCCGAATGACATGCTGCTGGCCGGCTTCGGCGATCCCGAATTCGTCCAGGCGGAGGGGTCGATCTACGCCCAGGGCACGCCCTATTACGACGCGGCCAGCGCCAAGCCCTACGCCGATCATGCGGCCGGCAAGGCGGCGGATCTGCTGAAGGCCGCCGGCTACAAGGGCGAGCCGATCCGCATCATGACCTCGGTGCAGTACGAGTTCCTGTACAAGATGAGCATGGTGGCCCAGGCCCAGCTCGAACTCGCCGGCTTCAAGGTCGATCTCCAGGTGCTGGACTGGGCGACGCTGCTGCAGCGCCGCGGCGACGACAAGGGGTGGGATGCCTTCTTCACCTACCACACCTTCGTGCCGGAGCCGTCGCTGATCACCGTGCTGAACCCCAGCTATCCCGGCTGGTGGGACAGCCCGGCCAAGCGCGATGCGCTGGCCGCCTTCAACCGCGAGATGGACCCGGCGGCGCGCAAGGCGAAGTGGGTGGCGTTGCAGACGCTGTTCTACAGCGAGGTGCCGAGCATCAAGGTCGGCGATTTCTACAACCTCGCCGCCAGCAGCGACAAGCTGACCGGCTACACCCCGACGCCCTGGCCCTTCTTCTGGAACACCGACCTGAAAGGCTGAAGAAGCTGCCCCCTCTCCCCCCTGGGGAGAGGGTCGGGGTGAGGGGGACGCATAGGGTGGATTGCCGAGAATGATCGCAGCGTCTCAATTCTTGTAAGTCCTCGCAACGTGCCCCCCTCACCCTAACCCTCTCCCCGGGGGGAGAGGGGATTCTCTTTGGGACCGCAACCATGCTCGTTTACATCGTCCGCCGGTTCGCCGGCATGATGGTCGTCATGCTGCTCGTCGCCATGGTGGTCTTCCTGATCGCCCGCGTCGTGCCGGGCGATCCCGCCGCCGTCATGCTGGGGTCCTCCGCCACGCCGGAGGACATCGCGGCGCTGCGCGGCCGGCTCGGGCTCGACGAGCCGCTGCTGACGCAGTTCCTGCTCTATCTCGGGCAGATCGTCCGCTTCGACTTGGGCGAGTCCATCTTCCTCAACCGCCCGGTGGCGCAGGCGCTGGCGGAACGGTCGGAGCTGACCGGGCTGCTGACCATGATGTCTGTCGGCATCGCCATGCTGATCGGCGTGCCGGTCGGCATCCTGTCGGCGGCCAAGCGCGGCGGTCTGGTCGACCAGACCGCGGTCGGGCTCGCCATGCTGGCCGCCAGCATTCCCAGCTTCTGGATCGGGCTGACGCTGATCAAGTATCTGGCGGTCGACCATGCCTGGTTCCCGGTCGCCGGCTACGGCCCGCCCGACGCCGATCTGCTGGAGCGCATGCGCCATCTGGTGCTGCCGGCCATAGCACTCGGCATTCCGAACTCGGCGCTGATCCTGCGCTTTACCCGCACCAGCATGCTGGACGTGATGAGCCACGATTACGTCCGCACCGCGCGGGCCAAGGGGTTGCCGCCGCTGGTCGTCGTGCTGAAGCATGCGCTGCGCAACGCGATGATCCCGATCCTGACGGTGATCGGCCTGACCACCGCGGTGATGATCGCCGGCGCCATCGTGACGGAAACGGTGTTCGGCCTGCCCGGCGTCGGCAACCTGATCGTCTCGGCCGTGCTGCGCCGCGACTATCCGGTGATCCAGGGCGCCCTGCTGGTGGTGTCCGCCATCTATGTGCTGATCAACCTGACGGTCGACCTGCTCTATGCCGTGGTCGATCCTCGGGTCCGTTATTGAGAGGGAGGGTTTCCATGGCAAGCGTCCCCGCCGGTCACGGCAGCGTCCCCCTTCCCTCCTCCGCCCCCTCCTCCAATGAGGCCGGGGGCAGCCGGTCGCCGGCCGCCCTGCTGCTGCGCCAGCTGTTCCGCCGCCGGCTGGTGGTGCTGTCCTTCCTGATCATGCTGGCGATCCTGGCGGTGGCGCTGCTGGCGCCGTGGATCACCCCGTTCAACCCGATGAAGATGGACATCCTCGGCCGGCTGAAGCCGCCGACCGCCGCCCACTGGTTCGGCACCGACGAGTATGGCCGCGACGTGCTGTCCCGCGTGATGCTGGGCGCCCGGCTGTCGCTGCTGGTCGGGCTGCTGGTCGTGGTGGTGGCGACGCTGCTCGGTACGCTGCTGGGGCTGGCGGCCGGCTATATCCGGCCGCTCGACGGCCTGCTGATGCGGCTGACCGACGCGCTGATGGCCTTCCCGGACATCCTGCTCGCCATCGCCTTCATGGCGGCGCTGGGGCCGTCGCTCTACAACGTCGTGCTGGCGCTCGGCATCGTCTACACCCCGCGCGTCGCCCGCGTGGTGCGCGCCGCCTGCCTCGTGGTGCGCGAAATGCCCTTCATCGAGGCGGCGACGGCGCTCGGCGCGTCGACCCCGCGCATCGTCTTCCTGCACATCCTGCCCAACCTGATGTCGCCGATCCTGGTGCAGGCCACCTTCATCTTCGCCTACGCCATCCTGACGGAGGCGGCGCTGTCCTTCCTCGGCGTCGGCGTGCCGCCGACCACGCCCACCTGGGGCAACATGATCGCCAGCGCCCAGCAGTATTTCCAGCAGGCCGACTGGCTGATCCTGTTCCCCGGCTGCGCCATCGTCCTGACCGTGCTGTCGCTCCAGATCGTCGGCGACGGGCTGCGCGACGCGCTCGACCCCCGGCTCCAGAATGCGAAGTGAGATGACCGATACCCTTCTCATCAAGGGCGCCCGCGTCATCGACGGCACCGGCGCCCCCTGGTTCCCGGCCGACGTGCTGGTGGAGCGCGGACGCATCGCCGCAATCGGCCCGATGCTCGACGCGCCGGACGCCGAGCCGCTGGAGGCGCAGGGCCGCTTCCTCGCCCCCGGCTTCATCGACGCCCATTGCCACGACGACCTGATCCAGCTGCGCCAGCCCGGCCGGCCGGAGAAGGTGGCGCAGGGCGTCAGCACCGTGGTGGTCGGCAACTGCT
The sequence above is a segment of the Azospirillum sp. TSH100 genome. Coding sequences within it:
- a CDS encoding CBS domain-containing protein is translated as MKAIDLMTPRVITIAPDATIAEAARKMLENHISGMPVVDAAGKVVGIISEGDLLRRVELGTARHRSWWLGLVSGGTLPAEDFIKSHARKVADVMTSHVTTVDETASPEEVVRVMETRRIKRVPVVRHGTLVGIISRANLLRALASVSPEAPTTASDDRALKERVTAAVKELSWESRSHDAIIVRNGVVQLWGFVSSGSQRDALRVAAEGVPGVKAVENNIQVVDPAESGAWGL
- a CDS encoding sensor domain-containing phosphodiesterase codes for the protein MTPAKATPAKALPPIPAREEDRLSALQRFELLDTPAEPAFDQITRLAAKLLKVPVALISLVDRDRQWFKSRIGLPVQQTPREHAFCAHALDSDALFVVGDARQDERFADNPLVTGDPNIRFYAGAPLRTADGLALGTICVIDDQPRPSLTPEEEEALRDLSAMTMAHIEARRAVGYLHPVTSLSNRFRFLADVDALSDDPATVAGTAVVIDAAASQQYAELTRVLGQVCADAFEIDCARRIAACLPAHTRLYHVSPARFAFILSGGVDLAAMLDRIGAAIRSPFQYQGVPIATSTGIGFVHQRDVQTGSVELLRAATSAAHQSLETQKPWCAYDEEQDRAAHRAFLLLRSLTEAMGGQDQLHMAYQPKVDLRTDRCIGAEALLRWTHPELGPISPAEFVPLAERTALVRPLTEWVIGAVLTQVAHWHRRGIALPVSINISMLDLGSGDFADRVEAMLDRHGVRADWIDFEVTESALMTDRAEVDRQLLRLRSLGIAVEIDDFGTGQSALSYLKDIPATAVKIDQRFIRSIAAERSDQIMVRSTIDLAHDLGYLVIAEGVETAEAYDWLRLHGCDFGQGYLISRPLAPAAFEDWLAAGAFRPAAVPA
- a CDS encoding IclR family transcriptional regulator, which codes for MTGDGVAEKQIAEKQSQEKSTGRARGIDRVIALMEHLHDRRTPTRIADIARDTGTPRSTMYELVNTLVEARWLELRDGDGTVYFGPAMHYYGSDYLDSVDLIRKARVEVAHIAETVGETAQFCTLDGDKYLVVLNEPGRRMFRISSEIGIKVPIPWTASGRLLVDHMDAEEIRRFIPSDDFVLPDGRRIAENEFLEDIRRARTQGFVRTTALVDRFTTCLAAPVRDPAGRCIATICFVVPADTTEEAQQVMIDTLKASAERLSPGR
- a CDS encoding VOC family protein encodes the protein MRVQTITSPDAIRTLFSTAMSEMYRTEVPAYQTLVELVEEVNGAVLAADPAERHRLESAGGLARITEERHGAIRLGTANELSTMRRLFAVMGMQPVGYYDLSEAGVPVHSTAFRPVAEEALSRNPFRVFTSLLRLDLIADAALRQEAEQVLAGRSIFTSGCLALIEKAEADGGLDEEDAARFVAEALETFRWHSKANVPLQLYNRLHDAHRLIADVVSFKGPHINHLTPRTLDIDVVQRLMPERGIAPKAVVEGPPTRRCPILLRQTSFKALSEPVDFRAGDSDGEGWRSGVHTARFGEIEQRGIALTPKGRALYDTLLQDSRRLVVPAADGSNAAEYMSALVEVFAPFPDSWDEIRRQGLGYFTYSLTEAGRRNPPAPGADLDALIASGLVRFDPVVYEDFLPVSAAGIFQSNLGDDAQQDFTASPNQQRFEADLGAPTLNPFDLYAEIERDSIAACFAVN
- a CDS encoding cell wall hydrolase, which codes for MRNFLTTLMFASVLLPAAAGAQTVEIGNTTSGDRVCQPGDKGCARFVGDEKGGVPKRGGAKQPVMIGASVFMLTPWQAERERRCLALAGWAEARGEGADAMAAVMWVVANRAASADQPSLPCRVVVASGQFEPFAVVPVEPKNRQKAKAAKSKGKPKLTAAEQVALAADPRIENRRILAEIRRQAAVIRAGGMPSWPKLRLAPDQEALRAARGLAWNLNDDDIPDPTARASLFYSPPAQAALRRQKPEWAEARLLTISIGGHSFYRYPAPSEERTIATQVAEVGE
- a CDS encoding FAD-binding oxidoreductase, encoding MLNDPRSHGLWERTAPAAPPTTALTGSVQADVVIVGAGYTGLSAALHLAESGVGAVVVEAVEIGFGGAGRNVGLVNAGMWVMPDQLVNTLGPVYGERLIELLGNAPRAVFDLITKHGIACEDERNGTLHCGVGPAGLRELEQRAAIWQKRGAPVRLLDARETAEKVGTTVYTGSLLDLRAGTIQPLAYARGLATAAIAAGARIFTGSPVQAASRIGAKWEVKTPGGSVTADWVVVATDAYSIGPWVQLRTEQVHLPYFNLATEPLSDAMQRAILPERQGVWDTKSVLSSYRFDRLGRLVFGSVGALRGTGTSVHRAWAQRSLAALFPQLGPVRFESEWYGQIGMTKDNLPRFHRLDRNVIGFSGYNGRGIAPGTVLGRCLADHITGRLPEAEMPLPSTAPEPVSGRAIQEAVYEYGAQATHLIGARLPGKI
- a CDS encoding LysR family transcriptional regulator, coding for MQSPRRFLPSLALLSAFEAAARTGSITAAAKELSLTQSAVSRQIKALEELLEVELFHRERQTIRLTAGGEYYVREVRDALRKISAASLNLRANPFGGTLSIAILPTFGARWLAPRLPHFLAGNPGITINLVTRMAPFDFRRDPVDAAIHFGRPDWPGGEMALLRRETVIPACSRRLRDRFGFQTPADLRLAPLLHLTSRPDAWERWLTLHDTPADGVHGMLFDQFATASQAAVAGLGVALLPLFLIEEELRSEQLVPALDLPMESENAYYVVWPSERASYPPLAAFRDWILAETADCRQPAGS